In one Neobacillus sp. CF12 genomic region, the following are encoded:
- a CDS encoding NAD(P)/FAD-dependent oxidoreductase: MRKPKIVIVGAGYGGLMTTVRLQKLVGVNEADIVLINKNDYHYETTWLHEASAGTLHHDRVRYDIRDVIDKSKVDFVQDTVVEINKDEKKVILEKGEVEYDYLVIALGGEPETFGIKGLKEYAFGITNVNSSRQLREHIEYQFATYNMEEEKNDNRLVIVVGGAGFTGIEFLGELTNRVPELCHEYDVDFNKVKILCVEAAPTVLPGFDPELVNYAVSQLERKGVEFLIGTAIKECTPDGIIVAKGEEEPRVIKAETVVWAAGVRGNSIIEKSGFEAMRGRVKVQPDLRVPGFDDVFIIGDSSLVINEEINRPYPPTAQIAMQQGEVVARNVAALIRNKTDLETFTFDNKGTVCSLGHDDAIGVVFGKKVTGTKASLMKKVVDNRSLFMIGGAGLVLKKGKFNVF, encoded by the coding sequence TTGAGAAAGCCAAAAATTGTTATTGTTGGTGCAGGGTATGGCGGGCTTATGACAACGGTTAGGTTGCAAAAGCTTGTTGGTGTAAATGAAGCAGATATCGTTTTAATTAATAAAAATGACTACCATTATGAAACTACATGGCTGCATGAGGCATCTGCAGGCACACTTCATCATGACCGTGTACGATATGACATCCGTGATGTAATAGATAAAAGTAAAGTAGACTTTGTCCAAGATACGGTTGTTGAAATTAATAAAGACGAGAAAAAGGTTATTTTAGAAAAGGGCGAAGTGGAGTATGATTACCTCGTAATTGCTCTTGGAGGCGAACCTGAGACATTTGGAATTAAGGGCCTGAAAGAGTATGCGTTTGGGATTACAAATGTCAATTCTTCACGTCAATTGCGTGAGCATATTGAGTACCAATTTGCTACTTATAATATGGAAGAAGAAAAGAATGATAATCGTTTAGTTATCGTTGTTGGCGGGGCAGGCTTTACTGGTATTGAATTCCTAGGTGAATTGACCAACCGAGTACCTGAGTTATGTCACGAATACGATGTAGATTTTAACAAAGTTAAAATTCTTTGTGTAGAGGCAGCACCAACTGTTCTTCCAGGCTTCGATCCTGAACTAGTAAACTACGCAGTCTCACAATTAGAGCGTAAAGGGGTAGAATTTTTAATTGGAACTGCGATTAAAGAATGTACTCCTGATGGAATCATCGTTGCAAAAGGTGAAGAAGAACCACGTGTAATAAAAGCTGAAACAGTGGTTTGGGCTGCAGGTGTACGTGGAAATTCAATTATTGAAAAATCAGGCTTTGAAGCAATGCGAGGTCGTGTGAAAGTTCAGCCAGACCTTCGCGTACCAGGTTTTGATGATGTGTTTATCATTGGTGACAGCTCCCTTGTGATCAATGAAGAAATCAATCGTCCATATCCTCCAACAGCACAAATTGCTATGCAGCAGGGTGAAGTTGTTGCTCGTAACGTAGCTGCACTAATCCGTAACAAAACGGACCTAGAAACCTTTACATTTGATAATAAAGGAACAGTTTGTTCTCTTGGTCATGACGATGCCATTGGAGTTGTGTTTGGCAAAAAAGTAACCGGTACTAAAGCATCCTTAATGAAAAAAGTAGTCGATAATCGTTCTTTATTCATGATTGGCGGCGCTGGACTAGTGTTGAAAAAAGGTAAATTTAACGTATTTTAA
- a CDS encoding NUDIX hydrolase gives MSNREKRGKVWLAVSGLVKSSEGHWLVVKKRYGGLKGKWSLPAGFVDEGETADEAVIREVREETGIDCTVTGLIGLRTGVLSEEISDNLLVFLLEPLDECVIKHQENELYEARFIAPEVLLQEKDASILLHYLINQREMVTKPGYDGLNPGDHFKYSAYKLFF, from the coding sequence ATGAGTAATAGAGAGAAACGGGGAAAGGTATGGCTTGCGGTTAGCGGTTTAGTTAAATCTTCTGAGGGGCATTGGCTGGTTGTCAAAAAGCGGTATGGTGGCTTAAAGGGAAAGTGGTCTCTTCCTGCGGGATTTGTTGATGAGGGAGAAACAGCTGATGAAGCCGTTATTAGGGAGGTAAGGGAAGAGACTGGGATCGATTGTACAGTTACGGGATTGATTGGACTAAGAACAGGAGTCCTTTCTGAAGAAATAAGTGATAATTTGCTTGTCTTTTTACTTGAACCACTTGATGAATGTGTTATTAAACATCAGGAAAATGAGCTATATGAAGCAAGGTTTATCGCACCTGAAGTGCTTCTCCAAGAAAAAGATGCTTCTATTTTGCTGCACTATTTAATTAATCAAAGGGAAATGGTCACCAAGCCTGGATACGATGGTCTAAACCCAGGAGATCACTTTAAGTATAGCGCATATAAACTATTTTTTTAA
- a CDS encoding YuiA family protein codes for MKTTSLDTKKCEYCSGTGYFQLLLGGSETCSCCEGSGKKKEKY; via the coding sequence ATGAAAACAACTAGCTTAGATACTAAAAAATGTGAGTATTGTTCAGGTACGGGATATTTTCAATTATTGCTTGGCGGTTCAGAAACCTGTTCCTGCTGCGAGGGTTCAGGAAAGAAAAAGGAAAAATATTAA
- a CDS encoding YuiB family protein yields MQMSIVVLIISILLFFVLFFGIGFILNMLLRMSWIMAIIYPIIAIFIVDKVKFVEYLTNSKAAFLELGQKLSSLAMADILILLSGLAGAIAAGITIKLLRKNGYQMF; encoded by the coding sequence ATGCAAATGAGCATTGTTGTATTAATTATATCGATTTTGTTATTTTTTGTATTGTTTTTTGGAATTGGTTTTATTTTAAATATGCTTTTAAGAATGTCTTGGATTATGGCTATCATCTATCCGATAATTGCGATTTTTATCGTTGATAAAGTTAAGTTCGTTGAATATCTTACAAATAGTAAGGCGGCGTTCTTAGAGTTAGGGCAAAAACTAAGCTCACTTGCAATGGCTGATATTCTCATCCTTCTCAGCGGGTTAGCTGGTGCAATTGCAGCCGGGATTACAATTAAACTATTACGAAAAAATGGATATCAAATGTTTTAA
- a CDS encoding 3D domain-containing protein gives MNKIKNWTKRFVMTVLFLLALLVTLQSITGIDPTVFIKQMVQLEAQAATSEPVSVTPPPLEDAFDWSKYPKKTVIATGYTAGVESTGKNENHPEYGITYSGVKVKRDLYSTVAADLNVFPIGTILFIPGYGLGVVADKGGAIKGNKVDLYYETVEDVYNKWGKKEIEVYIIEQGNGKLTEEKLQALNEDKSMQVFRQQYMGSERK, from the coding sequence ATGAATAAAATCAAAAATTGGACTAAGCGTTTTGTAATGACTGTTCTTTTCCTACTGGCCTTATTAGTGACACTTCAATCTATTACAGGTATAGATCCTACAGTGTTTATTAAGCAAATGGTACAATTAGAGGCACAAGCCGCTACAAGCGAACCCGTCTCGGTAACGCCGCCACCTTTAGAGGATGCTTTTGACTGGTCAAAATACCCGAAAAAGACTGTAATTGCAACAGGATATACAGCAGGTGTTGAATCAACTGGTAAAAATGAAAACCATCCTGAGTATGGAATTACTTATTCAGGTGTAAAAGTTAAACGAGATTTATACTCTACTGTAGCAGCAGACTTAAACGTGTTTCCGATTGGAACGATTCTCTTTATTCCAGGATATGGTCTAGGGGTTGTAGCAGATAAAGGCGGGGCGATTAAAGGAAATAAAGTCGACCTTTATTATGAAACAGTTGAGGATGTTTATAACAAGTGGGGTAAAAAGGAAATCGAAGTATATATCATTGAGCAAGGTAATGGAAAACTTACTGAAGAGAAGTTACAAGCACTAAATGAAGATAAGTCCATGCAAGTATTTCGTCAGCAGTATATGGGTTCAGAGAGAAAATAA
- a CDS encoding leucyl aminopeptidase — protein sequence MFVVKKEIDFSIDHEGLIIGLFDKPEKFIGNLEKLDEQFGGQLRELVKIGDISAKYKKISKVHSLGQVGAKRIWFVGLGKEKEFSFEKLSEALGKVFKALKVSKLQETALLLDSFTSDQVDGLEAAHAVSESFALSTYQFYGYKQKSNEPEKKIEKMTVYSEINDEEDIQASLTVGLAFGNGTNSARTLVNIPGNLLTARDMADYAQQLASKYNFEIEILDKEEIEKLGMGAFLAVNQGSTEPPKMIVLKYQGKEQWQDVIGLVGKGITFDTGGYSIKTKAGIVGMKTDMGGAAAVLGAMEIIGEIKPEQNVVAVIPSTDNMISGNAFKPDDVITSMSGKTIEVLNTDAEGRLVLADAVTYAKHHGAEYLVDVATLTGGVITALGLHTTGAMTNHETLYEQVLEASMEASEPIWQLPLFEKDKERVRNSKVADLNNSPGSEGHAIVAGAFIGEFAEGTPWVHLDIAGTSTTSKEHDLGPAGATGVMTRTLALFVERFEPIKKS from the coding sequence ATGTTTGTAGTCAAAAAGGAAATTGACTTCTCAATAGATCATGAAGGATTAATTATTGGTCTTTTTGATAAGCCTGAGAAGTTTATCGGTAACTTAGAGAAACTGGATGAACAATTCGGAGGTCAATTACGGGAACTTGTTAAAATTGGTGATATTTCAGCCAAATATAAAAAAATTAGCAAAGTACATAGTCTTGGTCAGGTTGGTGCAAAGAGAATTTGGTTTGTTGGTCTTGGAAAGGAAAAGGAATTTAGTTTCGAAAAACTTAGCGAGGCTCTAGGTAAGGTATTTAAAGCTTTAAAAGTAAGCAAGCTACAAGAAACTGCACTTCTGCTAGATTCCTTTACATCGGATCAGGTAGACGGACTAGAGGCAGCTCATGCTGTCAGTGAATCATTCGCTCTATCTACTTATCAATTCTATGGATATAAACAAAAATCAAATGAGCCAGAGAAGAAGATAGAAAAAATGACGGTTTACAGTGAAATTAATGATGAAGAGGATATTCAAGCATCCTTAACAGTTGGTCTTGCTTTTGGAAACGGCACGAACTCTGCTCGAACGCTTGTAAATATTCCCGGCAACCTGCTGACAGCAAGGGATATGGCAGATTATGCTCAACAACTTGCTTCCAAATATAACTTTGAAATTGAAATTCTCGATAAAGAAGAGATTGAAAAGTTGGGAATGGGGGCTTTCCTTGCAGTTAACCAAGGGTCTACAGAACCTCCAAAGATGATTGTTCTTAAGTATCAAGGAAAAGAACAATGGCAGGATGTAATTGGGTTAGTTGGAAAAGGAATCACTTTTGACACGGGCGGCTATTCCATAAAAACAAAAGCCGGCATTGTTGGCATGAAAACCGACATGGGCGGAGCTGCGGCTGTTCTAGGTGCAATGGAAATCATTGGGGAGATAAAGCCTGAGCAAAATGTTGTAGCGGTAATACCTTCTACGGATAATATGATTTCAGGCAATGCCTTTAAGCCAGATGACGTGATTACCTCGATGAGCGGAAAAACGATTGAAGTGTTAAATACAGATGCAGAAGGCAGACTTGTTCTAGCGGATGCCGTAACTTATGCGAAACACCATGGAGCGGAATATTTGGTGGATGTGGCAACGTTAACAGGCGGGGTCATAACTGCACTTGGATTACATACCACAGGGGCTATGACCAATCATGAAACATTATATGAACAAGTTTTAGAAGCATCAATGGAAGCGAGCGAGCCAATTTGGCAATTACCATTGTTCGAAAAAGATAAAGAACGAGTTAGAAACAGTAAGGTGGCAGATTTAAATAACTCCCCTGGGAGTGAAGGTCATGCTATCGTAGCTGGTGCCTTTATTGGTGAATTTGCAGAGGGCACCCCCTGGGTCCACTTAGACATTGCTGGAACTTCCACAACATCGAAAGAACACGACCTTGGTCCTGCAGGAGCAACTGGTGTAATGACCCGTACACTTGCCCTATTTGTGGAACGTTTTGAACCAATTAAAAAATCATAG
- a CDS encoding hotdog fold thioesterase → MIKNTLIETLGIEITHLEPGKVIATMPVDERTRQPFGLLHGGASVALAETVASIGAFELVDKETEGAAGLEINANHVRSVTEGTVTAVGTILHQGKTTMVWDIKITDEQDRLICISRCTMAVIKLKK, encoded by the coding sequence ATGATAAAAAACACATTAATTGAAACGCTTGGTATTGAAATAACGCATTTAGAGCCGGGGAAGGTTATCGCGACAATGCCTGTTGATGAGCGCACTCGTCAACCGTTTGGTTTGTTACATGGTGGTGCGTCAGTTGCTTTAGCTGAAACAGTTGCAAGCATAGGTGCATTTGAACTAGTTGATAAAGAAACAGAAGGCGCTGCTGGTTTGGAAATAAACGCTAACCATGTACGTTCTGTTACAGAAGGCACGGTAACGGCAGTTGGGACAATCCTCCATCAAGGGAAAACAACAATGGTTTGGGATATTAAAATTACGGATGAACAGGACCGTCTTATTTGTATTTCAAGATGTACGATGGCTGTTATTAAATTGAAAAAGTAA
- the kapD gene encoding 3'-5' exonuclease KapD, with protein MKEKRQTIFIDFEFTMPERNVRMKDFFAEIIEVGLVAVVDDQITEQFSSYVTPLKFPILSERCKSFLHISQQQVDQGISFYELIRKLGEFNNQYETTIVTWGNMDMKVLRHNCLEAGVAFPFKATELDLSMEYKRFFGDQNQTGLWKAVQEYGKEGTGRHHRALDDALTTYNIFRLVEKDKRYLEKPKPTTIGDRIDFSKLLNEFA; from the coding sequence ATGAAGGAAAAGAGACAAACTATCTTTATTGATTTTGAATTCACAATGCCTGAACGAAATGTTCGTATGAAAGACTTTTTCGCGGAGATTATTGAAGTTGGACTCGTAGCAGTTGTAGATGACCAAATTACAGAGCAATTCTCATCCTATGTCACACCACTAAAATTCCCGATTCTATCTGAACGCTGTAAATCATTCTTACATATTTCACAGCAGCAGGTTGACCAGGGAATTTCATTTTATGAACTCATCCGAAAGTTAGGGGAATTCAATAATCAGTATGAAACTACCATCGTCACTTGGGGAAATATGGATATGAAGGTTCTTCGGCATAATTGTTTAGAAGCAGGTGTTGCATTTCCATTTAAAGCCACAGAATTAGATTTATCAATGGAATACAAGCGGTTTTTTGGGGATCAAAATCAAACTGGATTATGGAAGGCAGTACAGGAATATGGAAAAGAAGGAACGGGCAGACATCACAGGGCACTGGATGATGCACTCACTACTTACAATATATTCCGACTAGTTGAAAAGGATAAGCGTTATTTAGAAAAACCAAAACCAACTACAATTGGTGACCGCATTGATTTTTCAAAACTATTAAATGAATTCGCATAA
- a CDS encoding kinase-associated lipoprotein B — MSELQIGETVTGIYKTGKYIGEITEVRHQHYLVRVLAVVKHPMQGDLHNPKEADVMIFHERKALSFREQANIPKQMVKPFKEDVPNYLESLKQAVDKMKTELTEIATPWADMSLKSLASLEKDYFK, encoded by the coding sequence ATGTCAGAATTGCAAATCGGTGAAACTGTTACAGGAATTTATAAAACGGGAAAATATATTGGGGAAATAACCGAAGTTCGTCACCAGCATTATTTAGTCAGAGTTTTAGCGGTTGTCAAACATCCGATGCAAGGTGATTTACATAACCCAAAAGAGGCAGATGTGATGATCTTCCATGAAAGAAAAGCCCTATCCTTTAGGGAGCAAGCCAATATTCCAAAGCAGATGGTTAAGCCTTTCAAGGAAGATGTACCTAACTATCTTGAATCATTAAAACAAGCAGTTGATAAAATGAAAACTGAACTGACCGAAATTGCAACTCCTTGGGCAGATATGAGCTTAAAAAGTCTAGCTTCTCTAGAAAAAGATTATTTCAAATAA
- a CDS encoding peptidylprolyl isomerase: MRKILQFLFVLIIGVLVLSGCGTSSKNEEAAPKSTAPKTEEKEGSDQVANTVYPQLSNEVSENEKLVEIETTMGSIKIKLFPEYAPKAVENFITHGEEGYYDGLIFHRVIKDFMIQGGDPNGDGTGGESIYGQPFEDEFSNNLFNLRGALSMANSGSNTNGSQFFIVQKKTVDPSMKTEMEKAGFAKEIIEAYEERGGTPWLDERHTVFGQVIEGMDIVDKIAETPVDAKDKPEEDVLIKDIKVLK, translated from the coding sequence ATGAGAAAGATTTTGCAATTTTTGTTCGTGCTAATTATTGGAGTTCTTGTCTTATCTGGATGTGGGACAAGCAGTAAGAATGAGGAAGCAGCTCCTAAGAGTACTGCTCCAAAAACCGAGGAAAAAGAAGGGAGCGATCAAGTGGCAAACACAGTTTATCCTCAACTTTCAAATGAGGTTTCAGAAAACGAAAAACTCGTTGAAATAGAAACAACAATGGGAAGCATTAAAATAAAATTATTTCCTGAATATGCTCCAAAAGCGGTAGAAAATTTTATTACGCATGGTGAAGAAGGATATTATGATGGACTGATTTTTCACAGGGTCATCAAGGACTTTATGATTCAGGGCGGAGATCCGAATGGAGACGGAACAGGTGGAGAAAGTATCTATGGTCAGCCATTTGAGGATGAATTCTCTAACAACCTTTTTAATTTACGCGGAGCATTGTCTATGGCTAATTCAGGTTCAAATACGAACGGCAGTCAATTCTTTATTGTCCAGAAGAAAACAGTTGACCCATCAATGAAAACTGAAATGGAAAAGGCTGGATTTGCCAAGGAAATTATTGAGGCTTATGAGGAAAGAGGCGGTACGCCGTGGCTTGACGAACGTCATACGGTATTCGGGCAAGTAATTGAGGGAATGGATATTGTTGATAAAATTGCTGAGACCCCTGTAGACGCAAAGGATAAACCTGAAGAAGATGTGTTGATCAAAGATATTAAAGTATTAAAGTAA